The nucleotide window TCCTCGCCCGGCCGCAGCACCGTGCTCGGGAACTCCGGCCGGTTCGGCGAGTCCGGGAAGTGCTGGGTCTCCAGCGCGATGCCCGCACACGGCCCGAACGGCTTCCCGTCGAAGTGGTCGGCGGTGTACAGCTGCATGCCGGGCTCCGTCGTACGGACCGTCAGCACCCGCCCCGACCCCGGTGCGTACAGCTCGGCCGCCACCCCGTCCGCCGGTGAATCGTCGAGCACGTAGTTGTGGTCGTACCCGGTGCCCACCGCCTTCGGCTCCCGGAAGTCGAACCGGGTCCCGTCCACCGGAGCGAGTTCACCGGTCGGCAGCGAGGCGCCGTCCACCGGAGTGATCCGCCCGGCCGCGATCCGCAGCTCGTGCCCGAGCGCGCTCGTCCCGTCCGCACCGGCCAGGTTCCAGTACGTGTGGTTCGTCAGGTTCACCACCGTGGGCGCGTCCGTCGTCGCCCGGTAACCGATCCGCAAGGCCCCGCCCGGGTCCAGGCTGTACGTCACCGAGACCGCGAGCCTTCCGGGGAAGCCCTCCTCGCCGTCCTCGGCGACGAGGGAGAGGCACACGCCGTCCGGGACCCGCCGCGCCTCCCACACCCGCTTGTCGAAGCCCATGGGCCCGCCGTGCACCTGGTTGGCACCCTCGTTCGGCGTGACCCGGTGCACCGTGCCGTCCAGCTCGAACCGGGCGCCCGCGATCCGGTTCGCGTACCGCCCGACCAGAGCCCCGAAATAGGGCCCCGAGAATTCCCGGTACGCCGCGAGATCCGGCAGCCCCAGTGCCACAGGGCCCCGGACACCGTCCCGGCCCGGTACCTCGACCGACTGCACGATGCCGCCGTACGTCAGCACGCGTACCCGCGTGCCGTCCCGCTCCAGGGTCCAGCGCCGTACGGCCGTGCCGTCCGCGAGGGCGGAGTAGTCCTCCGCGTGTATGTGCGTGTCCGTCGTACCCGACGCATCCGTCGTACCCGTCGTCATGATCAGGGACCCTACGCGGGTGGCCCGACGGCCGTGACATTGTGGTAAGCGATTTCTGCCAGCCGGGCCTGGCCGTCGCGGCCCGGGTGGAACCAGTCCCACCGGCTGAGCTGCTTCCCGGTGAACCGGTAGTCGAAGACTGCCCCGCCGTCGTACCGGCAGCGCCGGTCCTTCGCGCAGACGTCCTGGAGGACCTCGTTGAACGCGACCACCCGCCTCTGCACGGTGTCCCGCCGCGCCACGGCCGCCGCGTCCATGTTGTCCGCGTCGCCCAGCATCGACCGGCAGATCCCGAGCTTCCAGATCTGCTTGCCCAGCTCGTTGGTGCGTCCCGTCGACCAGAGGCGCTTCAGGTCCGGCACGCTCGACACGTACACCTGTGCCTGGGGAGCGGTGGCCCGCAGCTGCCGCATCGACGCCTCGAACGAGGCCCGGAAGTCCGCCACCGGGGTCATGAGGCGTACCGAGTCCCGGCACGCGTCGTTGGCACCGATCATCACGGTCACCAGCTCCGGCTTCTCCCGCGCCGCCAGCGCCATCTGCTCCGGCAACTGCGCTATCCGGGCTCCGGAAACGGCATGGTTCCAGCTGTGCGTGGCCGCCTTCGCGGCGCCGAGCAGCCGCACCGCGAGGCTGCGCACCCCGCTGTCCGTGCCGGTGGCCCAGGAGGCCTCCG belongs to Streptomyces finlayi and includes:
- a CDS encoding SGNH/GDSL hydrolase family protein — encoded protein: MPERLARRRRHAGAAALAALSLTGGLTLAGCSSGSGEAEERGSDGVRRASPAAAPLWDRTPASLAAVGDSITRGFDACSVLADCPEASWATGTDSGVRSLAVRLLGAAKAATHSWNHAVSGARIAQLPEQMALAAREKPELVTVMIGANDACRDSVRLMTPVADFRASFEASMRQLRATAPQAQVYVSSVPDLKRLWSTGRTNELGKQIWKLGICRSMLGDADNMDAAAVARRDTVQRRVVAFNEVLQDVCAKDRRCRYDGGAVFDYRFTGKQLSRWDWFHPGRDGQARLAEIAYHNVTAVGPPA
- a CDS encoding aldose epimerase family protein, which encodes MTTGTTDASGTTDTHIHAEDYSALADGTAVRRWTLERDGTRVRVLTYGGIVQSVEVPGRDGVRGPVALGLPDLAAYREFSGPYFGALVGRYANRIAGARFELDGTVHRVTPNEGANQVHGGPMGFDKRVWEARRVPDGVCLSLVAEDGEEGFPGRLAVSVTYSLDPGGALRIGYRATTDAPTVVNLTNHTYWNLAGADGTSALGHELRIAAGRITPVDGASLPTGELAPVDGTRFDFREPKAVGTGYDHNYVLDDSPADGVAAELYAPGSGRVLTVRTTEPGMQLYTADHFDGKPFGPCAGIALETQHFPDSPNRPEFPSTVLRPGEEFTSTTVYGFSVR